Proteins encoded together in one Fusobacterium sp. FSA-380-WT-3A window:
- a CDS encoding basic amino acid ABC transporter substrate-binding protein: MKKLVLLIMTLLSLVTFGKSDKLYVGTNAEFEPFEYLENGKIVGFDVELMEAIGEKIDKEIIWKNIAFDGLLPALQSKKIDVIIAGMTATEERKKFVNFSDPYFVSSQMIIVNTEDSKSKNIKSYDDLPGNVVGVVLGYTGDIAVSKVEGVEVQRFNATSEAVMALKSKKVQAVVLDSEPAKNYVKTNKNLKLINTDIAKEEYSIAVGKDNKELATEINDAYKSLVKDGTFDKLMKKYFAQD, encoded by the coding sequence ATGAAAAAATTAGTTTTACTTATTATGACACTTTTATCACTTGTTACTTTTGGAAAATCTGACAAATTATATGTTGGAACAAATGCAGAATTTGAACCTTTTGAATATTTAGAAAATGGAAAAATAGTTGGATTTGATGTTGAATTAATGGAGGCTATTGGAGAAAAAATAGATAAAGAAATTATTTGGAAAAATATAGCTTTTGATGGACTATTACCAGCACTTCAATCTAAAAAAATAGATGTAATTATAGCTGGAATGACAGCCACAGAAGAGAGAAAGAAATTTGTTAATTTCTCCGACCCTTATTTTGTATCAAGTCAAATGATAATAGTAAATACAGAAGATTCAAAATCTAAAAATATTAAATCTTATGATGACTTACCAGGAAATGTAGTTGGAGTTGTTTTAGGATATACAGGAGATATAGCTGTAAGTAAAGTAGAGGGAGTAGAAGTTCAAAGATTTAATGCTACTTCAGAAGCTGTTATGGCTTTAAAATCTAAAAAAGTTCAAGCAGTTGTATTAGATTCAGAACCAGCAAAAAATTATGTAAAAACTAATAAAAATTTAAAATTAATAAATACAGATATAGCTAAAGAAGAATATTCAATAGCTGTTGGAAAAGATAATAAAGAATTAGCAACAGAAATTAATGATGCCTATAAATCATTAGTAAAAGATGGAACTTTTGATAAACTTATGAAAAAATATTTTGCACAAGACTAA
- a CDS encoding TolC family protein, whose translation MFLIFPVLSYGNNITLDEMLNMIDIKNFDKKIYDLEIEKNLSKEKFYNLDSYNGVKGEADIKYDYDKDKYDTNGKLTYGDFYVNISKNKISNDIDNGDSEIICGINKNLKNIIYSKSDSELKKLDYLKMKDKFYYLDKLESKKIDLINLYEEYKNNEFETKLKSNNLSKLKTEEKILKKSYELGAIPKIDLQTLQVSRENLEIELKILDKNLKKIKDRFLYEFNIDISNKTLADIQVKQIDISKYIPNIGERYLQSLDLDRKITIENINYLSYSNKVPDISLGIERKKETHNNTNSENRIFLKVSKDLFYYDVNLENEKINLAQQNINYRKENEKNISNQLKIQENYNNFYRNYIINKNKANLESNKYEIMKKKYTLGNITYVEVMDVFEDYLKFEVEAEKAKNLFNGYIYEIMVRGEKNHE comes from the coding sequence ATGTTTTTAATATTTCCTGTACTATCTTATGGAAATAATATAACACTTGATGAGATGTTAAATATGATAGATATAAAAAATTTTGATAAAAAAATCTATGATTTAGAGATAGAAAAAAATCTTTCTAAAGAAAAATTTTATAATTTAGATTCATATAATGGGGTTAAAGGTGAAGCTGATATAAAATATGATTATGATAAAGATAAGTATGACACAAATGGCAAATTGACTTATGGAGATTTCTATGTAAATATCTCTAAAAATAAAATCTCAAATGATATAGATAATGGAGATAGTGAAATTATCTGTGGTATAAATAAAAATTTAAAAAATATAATTTATTCTAAAAGTGATAGTGAATTAAAAAAATTAGACTATTTAAAAATGAAAGATAAATTTTATTATTTAGATAAACTTGAAAGTAAAAAAATAGATTTAATAAATCTTTATGAAGAATATAAAAATAATGAGTTTGAAACAAAATTAAAAAGTAACAATCTTTCAAAATTAAAAACAGAAGAAAAAATCTTAAAAAAATCTTATGAATTAGGTGCTATTCCAAAAATTGATTTACAAACTTTACAAGTTAGTAGAGAAAATTTAGAGATTGAATTAAAAATCTTAGATAAAAATCTAAAAAAAATAAAAGATAGGTTTTTATATGAATTCAATATTGATATTTCTAATAAAACTTTGGCAGATATTCAAGTAAAACAAATTGATATTTCAAAATACATTCCAAATATTGGAGAAAGATATTTACAAAGTTTAGACTTAGATAGAAAAATTACAATAGAAAATATCAATTACCTATCTTATTCTAATAAAGTTCCTGATATTTCTTTGGGAATAGAAAGAAAAAAAGAGACTCATAACAATACAAATTCAGAAAATAGAATATTTTTAAAAGTTTCTAAAGATTTATTTTATTATGATGTAAATCTAGAAAATGAAAAAATAAATCTTGCTCAACAAAATATAAATTACAGAAAAGAAAATGAAAAAAATATTTCAAATCAATTAAAAATACAAGAAAATTATAATAATTTTTATAGAAATTATATTATAAATAAAAATAAAGCGAACTTAGAAAGTAATAAATATGAAATAATGAAAAAAAAATATACTTTAGGAAATATCACTTATGTAGAAGTTATGGATGTATTTGAAGATTACCTAAAATTTGAAGTAGAAGCTGAAAAGGCTAAAAATTTATTTAATGGATATATCTATGAAATAATGGTCAGAGGAGAAAAAAATCATGAATAA
- a CDS encoding efflux RND transporter periplasmic adaptor subunit: MNKQLRIITVISLILILLGSGIFISKNKKSNKKEIIYPTRIISTNNKRGYINVEGKIEANDTKKVFVDKKLKVDEVFIQEGDYVEKGQILMTFDETERNNIIRNLKREELSLAKIKRNLEVEKELLKLGGSSVNYIKELEEEIQRYEINIEEYQEDLLKTAEKIISPVSGTVTSLLAQENYSVNTDEPLMEIADLSNIKIVLEVAEYDIKDIYLGQNLEIKPEAFEKKLSFKGKITKISKISKPSSTTSENIVEVEVTPLEEIPNIIPGFKVSAKIFLEKNDDITISKNALLEDNNQYYVFIVDSNNTLIRKDVEIENIKGDSIIIKSGLKIGDEILTTPSLTLKPNDKIFKKTLNKVENKGEKLDNTNK; encoded by the coding sequence ATGAATAAACAACTGAGAATAATTACTGTTATAAGTCTTATATTGATTTTATTAGGTAGTGGTATTTTTATTTCAAAAAATAAAAAAAGCAATAAAAAAGAAATAATATATCCTACAAGAATTATTTCAACTAATAATAAAAGAGGATATATCAATGTAGAAGGAAAAATAGAAGCAAATGATACAAAAAAAGTGTTTGTTGATAAAAAATTAAAAGTAGACGAAGTATTTATTCAAGAAGGTGATTATGTTGAAAAAGGTCAAATTCTTATGACTTTTGATGAAACAGAAAGGAATAATATAATTAGAAATTTAAAAAGAGAAGAATTAAGCTTAGCAAAAATTAAAAGAAATTTAGAGGTTGAAAAAGAGTTATTAAAATTAGGTGGAAGTTCTGTTAATTACATTAAAGAATTAGAAGAAGAAATTCAAAGATATGAAATAAATATTGAAGAATATCAAGAAGATTTATTGAAAACTGCTGAAAAAATAATAAGTCCTGTAAGTGGAACTGTTACATCTTTACTTGCTCAAGAAAATTATTCTGTAAATACTGATGAACCCTTGATGGAAATAGCAGATTTATCAAATATAAAAATAGTTTTAGAAGTTGCAGAATATGATATAAAAGACATTTATCTTGGTCAAAATCTTGAAATAAAACCAGAAGCTTTTGAAAAAAAACTTTCTTTTAAAGGAAAAATTACTAAAATATCTAAAATTTCAAAACCATCTTCTACTACATCTGAAAATATTGTAGAAGTTGAGGTTACTCCTCTTGAAGAAATACCAAATATAATTCCTGGATTTAAAGTTTCAGCAAAAATCTTTTTAGAAAAAAATGATGATATTACTATTTCTAAAAATGCTTTGCTTGAGGATAACAATCAATACTATGTTTTTATTGTTGATTCTAATAACACACTTATTAGAAAAGATGTAGAAATTGAAAATATAAAAGGTGACTCAATAATTATAAAAAGTGGTTTAAAAATAGGAGATGAAATATTAACAACTCCTAGTCTTACATTAAAGCCTAATGATAAAATTTTTAAAAAGACTCTTAATAAGGTTGAAAATAAAGGTGAAAAACTTGATAATACAAATAAATAA
- a CDS encoding ABC transporter ATP-binding protein, whose product MIIQINNINKYYINGENKLHALKNINFSIKKGEFVAIMGSSGSGKSTMMNILGCLDKEFEGEYILDDVNISNLTENEICKIRNSKIGFVFQSFNLLPKLTTEENVELPLVYAGVEKEERKKRALEVLKKVGLEKRVHHKPNELSGGQRQRVAIARALINNPSVILADEPTGNLDSVSENEIMNLFEELNNQGKTIIIVSHEPEIANFCKRILVFKDGEIIKDGESK is encoded by the coding sequence TTGATAATACAAATAAATAATATAAATAAATATTATATAAATGGAGAAAACAAACTTCACGCTTTAAAAAATATTAATTTTAGTATAAAAAAAGGTGAGTTTGTCGCTATTATGGGAAGTAGTGGAAGTGGTAAATCTACTATGATGAATATTTTAGGTTGTCTTGACAAAGAGTTTGAAGGAGAATATATACTAGATGATGTAAATATTTCAAACTTAACAGAGAATGAAATTTGTAAAATTAGAAATTCAAAAATAGGATTTGTTTTTCAATCTTTTAATCTACTTCCAAAATTAACTACTGAAGAAAATGTAGAACTTCCTTTAGTTTATGCTGGTGTTGAAAAAGAAGAGAGAAAAAAGAGAGCTTTGGAAGTCTTAAAAAAAGTTGGACTTGAAAAAAGAGTTCACCATAAACCTAATGAACTTTCTGGTGGACAAAGACAAAGAGTAGCCATTGCTAGAGCTTTAATCAATAACCCCTCTGTTATTCTAGCTGATGAACCTACTGGAAATTTAGATAGTGTTTCTGAAAATGAAATAATGAATCTATTTGAAGAATTGAATAATCAGGGAAAAACAATAATAATTGTAAGCCATGAGCCTGAAATAGCAAATTTTTGTAAAAGAATTTTAGTATTTAAAGATGGTGAAATAATAAAAGATGGTGAAAGTAAATGA
- a CDS encoding ABC transporter permease, which translates to MNFIESFNSAIKSLKGNRARSFLTMLGIIIGISSVITMSAIGKGGQKNITGKLKENGYGKFTVYADMKDENFRWKYLFEDEMIEKLKTTKEFKNISPKITQRIYSKIKDRFEIVWLTVATPEYQKIDKVNFLYGRDFISFEYNSGEKIVIIDNITAKDIFGSPQNALGKNIRLALTRKDPEIDYRIVGVFENNFEDYVKAMGGKRIPRFARFPLSTYERLYDNASNYSSIVVESKDPTKASEDMAKMKKILEDITGVSDLYEVKALSDGAASFDNILSTLNLFVTFVAGISLFVGGVGVMNIMLVSVIERTKEIGIRKAIGATNRDIMFQFLIESIILTGFGGLLGIILGFILGNIIGKIVNIPPLFSISSMIISLIVSMGIGILFGVIPAKKAAELNPIEALRSE; encoded by the coding sequence ATGAATTTTATAGAAAGTTTTAACAGTGCCATAAAAAGTTTAAAAGGAAATAGAGCTCGTTCTTTTCTTACTATGTTAGGAATTATCATAGGAATTTCATCTGTTATAACTATGTCAGCTATTGGAAAAGGTGGTCAAAAAAATATAACTGGAAAATTAAAAGAAAATGGTTATGGAAAATTTACTGTTTATGCTGATATGAAAGATGAAAATTTTAGATGGAAATATCTTTTTGAGGATGAAATGATAGAAAAATTAAAGACTACAAAAGAATTTAAAAATATAAGTCCTAAGATTACTCAAAGAATTTATTCCAAAATTAAAGACAGATTTGAAATTGTATGGTTAACTGTAGCTACTCCTGAATATCAAAAAATAGATAAAGTAAATTTTTTATATGGTAGAGATTTTATATCTTTTGAATATAATTCAGGTGAAAAAATAGTTATAATTGATAATATCACAGCTAAAGATATTTTTGGCTCTCCACAAAATGCTTTAGGAAAAAATATAAGACTAGCTCTTACTAGAAAAGACCCTGAAATAGATTATAGAATAGTTGGAGTCTTTGAAAATAATTTTGAAGATTATGTTAAGGCCATGGGTGGAAAAAGAATTCCTCGATTTGCAAGATTTCCTCTTTCTACCTATGAAAGATTGTATGATAATGCTTCTAATTATAGTAGTATTGTTGTAGAATCTAAGGACCCAACAAAAGCTTCAGAAGATATGGCCAAAATGAAAAAAATTTTAGAAGACATTACTGGAGTTTCTGATTTGTATGAAGTAAAAGCTCTATCTGACGGAGCTGCTTCTTTTGATAATATTCTAAGTACTCTAAATTTATTTGTAACCTTTGTAGCTGGTATCTCTCTTTTTGTTGGAGGAGTTGGAGTAATGAATATTATGCTTGTTAGTGTAATTGAAAGAACAAAAGAAATTGGAATAAGAAAAGCTATTGGAGCTACTAACAGAGATATTATGTTTCAATTTTTAATAGAATCTATTATTCTAACTGGATTTGGTGGACTTTTAGGAATTATTTTAGGATTCATTCTTGGAAATATTATTGGAAAAATCGTTAATATTCCACCATTATTTTCAATCTCTTCAATGATAATTTCTTTAATAGTTTCTATGGGAATTGGTATTTTATTTGGAGTTATTCCAGCTAAAAAAGCAGCTGAACTAAATCCAATTGAAGCTTTAAGAAGTGAATAA
- a CDS encoding YerC/YecD family TrpR-related protein produces MNKLKNPMNDALFEAFLKLETIEECYDFFEDICTYKEIEAMSNRLEAAKLLNKGKTYEEILKDLNISSSTLSRVSKALKYGTGGYETIIKRLKK; encoded by the coding sequence ATGAATAAACTAAAAAATCCCATGAATGATGCTTTATTTGAAGCTTTTTTAAAACTAGAAACTATAGAAGAATGTTATGATTTTTTTGAAGATATATGTACTTATAAAGAGATTGAGGCAATGAGTAATAGATTAGAAGCTGCAAAACTTTTAAATAAAGGAAAAACTTATGAAGAAATATTAAAAGATCTTAATATCTCTTCATCAACTTTAAGTCGTGTGAGCAAAGCCTTAAAATATGGAACAGGTGGATATGAGACTATAATAAAAAGATTAAAAAAATAA